GCCAGCCCCCAGTTATATTCAGCTCTGTGTCCTCCATTTGTTGGTGGCTCTGGCAGCCAGTGGAAGTTGGAGCACATACCTGCTGAGCCTGTTGTTTAGTGCCCTCCCTGGTGTCTGAGCCTCAGTCACTTGCAGCCTATGGACATTTGAAGAAGCTTCCCAGCCCAGAGTCCACTCCTGTGGCCAGCAGCTGCCGCTATGGTCCTCTATTCCAGGATTTGCCTGTTCCATTTTTGGAATCTAGTTGGTAGGTTGAGGTTCCTCGTTTAATTTTACATTAGTTAGGGccaattcacacgtccacaactgttttgcggtccgcaaattgcggatctgcaaaacacggacaccggccatgtgcggaccacacatggccagCACTAAGATAGAAATGCCTTTCTTGTCCATGgctgcgtacaagaataggacatgttctattttttttttgctgggctgcggaacggaagtgcggatgcagacagcacacggtctgctgtctgcatcttttgcggccccattgaaaatgaatggatgtggacccattttgcagacatgtgaatggacccttaggctgagttcacatcaccgttatttttctgtttttctgatccatcaaaagtaaagaaaagaattgatcctgtaaaaaaaaaaacatggcaccATGGCGCTGCTGGGAGTGCtgtggccttcttgcagcttacaaaGCATAGCACTGTCGAATGTATAGCAACAGTGCCTGTGCTTGGCATCGCAGCTTagctccattgacttgaatggaattGAGCTGTGCCTGGGTCATGAGACCGATAAACGTGACgtcactgtatactgtggggtgttatattctataatgcagtgatggcgaaccttttggagaccaagtgcccaaactgcaacccaaaacccacttatttattgcaaagtgccaacacggcaatttagcctgaatactacagtccagtatagtatatcttccatgtactttatcattgagCTATAATAATAACCtccctacattcaatgcgctgcctgcaatgctcatagtgtgccctgcactgatgaatgtcaggaaaagtctaaggcatattggtacactttagaccttttccagggtgtggatgcccacagagagggttctgagtgccgcctccggcacccgtgccatagattTGCCACCACTGCTATAGTGTATACTATGGAGTGTTGTACACTATGAGGGGCTGGGGGCTTTATACTACAGTTTTCCTTAATATTTACCAGGGAGAAATAAATATAGGGCTGAACGTGAAAGGGGGGATTGCCAGGgcaaatggagggagggggcccaagaTGTGTAATCAGCCCCGGCCCTATGatacacttaatccgcccctgtgtGTAATATTTGGTTCCAGCCTGTGTGTATTTCAGTAGTGGACCCACTAGCAATAGCTTGCCGTGTTAATAATTATATTCTTTGTTCAGCTGttattaataattattaatattataagaCTGTTTCAGGGTCTTTAATATAATCTGCTTCAGCCCGTTGGGCTCTGAAACCTTCCACATATTCATCTTTTCCAATTGCCACACTGTAGCTTGAAATGGTTTTAAATGTTCTAACATCAGATCTTTCCATAGGAAGATAAGAGAATTTGAGAGCAGAGTATTCTCTACTGAGTCATGCTGGCTAATTCATTTTAGACTAGGGCAAAAGGAATTGCATGACTATTactgatatacagtatttttatttttttttcaaggaaAATATCTCAGCTTCAAGCTCCAGGCTAAGTGATCTACTTAAAAAATTTTTAGCTTATACCTAGAGCTGATGTACGCATTCTTGTGAGATTCCAAGTTGTTAAAATGTTACATCATCCTTTAGAAAGTTCATTTCTTTACCTTTTTATAATTGCCTTATTCATTTATAGTGACATCTTGCATTAGTTCCACGTATCCAATGGCAAATCTGTGCATATTTAGGAGGGGTCAGTCTGACAGCAACATTATATTCTCTTGGCTCTCCAGACACTTCAACCCACTGATGTCCTGAGAATACCCCAATAACTTTCCTCTCCCAGCGCCCACCATGACGCAGTCGCCCATAAACACCTGACCCACTAGCCCCTGGGCGGGCATCACAGTGTTGATAAAGCAAATGTACGGTCTGCTGCTGCACTCTGCATGACCTGTAAACCAGCTCTCCAGGTCGGTCACTGTCAAACCCTGAGAAGTGCACTCTTCTTCCTGCCAAGTTCTGCAAAGGTGGAGAGGCTGCAAGATGCATGTGAGGTTGAGATTGTGCCCGTCTTAGCTCCAGCAATGCATAATCATAATCCATACTACGttctgctggggctccaatccatCCTCGAGGTATCTTTGTGCTTTTAACACGTACCCAGCGCAGAGAAGGTCGGACTCCTGACCTTAGGAAGCCAACTTGCAGTTTACGTGCTCCTTGTACGTAGTCATGACCATCATGAATACAGTGAGCTGCCGTTAATACATGACGTTCAGTTACCAATATACCTGTGCAACCTGTGGACACCCGAACAGCAGCTGCAAAAGGGAAATCCCTAAGAAACCGCTTACTTGTGATGGAAAAACGGATATCTGGTCCATAGATTTGCCTACGACGCCGCATAAATTTGACATTTCTCTGAAATGTTCTCCTTATTTTACCCTGAGGTATCCTTACTGCTGCTGTTGTCAGTGTACGGCTGCCATTAAAATACACAGTCTCATAGTCAAGTTGATGATCCATAGAAGCTTCTGGCTGAGACTCATGCTGGATGCACTTCTCTGTGCAAACTGTAGTAAGCTCTGTAGTTCCGTTGGCAGTAAAAAGGGATGGAGTTAAAGTCAATGTTTGCTGGGTCACAAATTCTAGGACTGGGAGTTCAGAAGCAGTGAGTGAGAGACAAGCCAGAAACACAAGTAAATGCAGCAGGTATCCACCAGTCATCATATcaatgttactgaaaaaaaaggaaaattcatTCAGTATTGTGTAGCAGTACAGAACATGTATATAATCCCTATGACAAAGGTACCAAAATTGTCAGAGAGAAATTGTGGCCCATAACCAATGTCAGTGTTTAATTCTGTAAACTTCAAGAGGATAAATGTTTTACGGGTATCTTGAAAATGCCTAAATTTagccacatttttattttatgaaaTAAAGTAGATTCACAAGGttctttgtacttttttttaaatcccctCCCCACCGGATGCTCCCAGAATGCACAGCATGTTTTAGtagttaaaggaaacctgtcaccatgaaaatggaaagcaatctgctggtatcatgttatagagcagaagtagctgagcagattgatatatagattttggggggtgggggggggggggattcagcAACACGTTAATTTTAtacataaattcctgctcattctgagctttgaagtcaaggtCCTACCAGTGATTGTCAATCTTccatctatgactgtgtatacagagatagctgtcaatcactgataggaccttctccttgacttcaaagctcaggataagcaggaatttaaatgtataaggcctcattcacacgaccgttgtgtgcatccgtgggcgttgtgccgttttccgtttttttttttttgcggacccattgactttcaatgggtccgtggaaaaatctgaaaatgcaccgttttgaagccgcatccgtgatccgtgtttcctgtccgtcaaaaaaataggacctgtcctatttttttgacggacaacggttcacggacccattcaagtcaatgggtccgtgaaaaaacacgaatgcacacaagattggcatccgcgtccgtggtccgtggccgtaggctactttcacacagacggagccgcagatccgtctgcataaaagctttttcagagctgagttttcacttcgtcaaaactcagatccgacagtatattctaacacagaggcgttcccatagtgatggggacgcttctagttagaatatactttgaactgtgtacatgactgccccctgctgcctggcagcaaccgatctcttacagggggctgtgatctgcacaattaacagtagcgtcctggttgccatggttaccaatcggagccccagcgattaaactgggactccgatcggtactctccgctgccaccaatgatagggggggagattttaattagggggagggaggggggcccactggccaccaatgattctacagtactacaggggagggagggggggctggccgcactggccaccaatgtgttaaccacaggggagggagggggggtcggccgcactggccaccaatgtgttaactacaggggagggaggggggggcggccgcactggccaccaatgagttaaatacagggggggtggcggggtctgccccctgctgcctggcagtacctgccaggcagcagggggcagtcatgtacacagttcttttagtatattctaacctgaagcgtccccatcaccatgggaacgcctctgtgttagaatatactgtcggatctgagtttcacgatctaactcaaatccgatggtatattctaacatagaggcgttcccatggtgatggggacgcttcaagttaaaatataccatcgggttggagaaaactctgatccgatggtataaaagggactcctgactttacattgaaagtcaatgggggacggatccatattgtgtaaacgtcaaacggatccgtccccattgacttgtattgtaattcaggacggatccgtttggctccgcatggccaggcggacaccaaaacgacatttttttcatgaccgtggatcctccaaaaatcaaggaagacccacggacgaaaaaactgtcacggatcacggacctacggaccccgtttttgcggaccttaaaaaaaatggtcgtgtgcatgaggcctaaggctgagttcacacgggcgttgcgggaaaaggtgcgggtgcgttgcgggaacatgcgcaattttccgcgcgagtgcaaaacattgtaatgcgttttgcacgcgcgtgagaaaaatcggcatgtttggtaaccaaacccgaacttcttcacagacgttcaggcttgggatcggtgttctgtagatggtattattttcccttataacatggttataagggaaaataatagcattctgaatacagaatgcatagtaaaatagcgctggaggagttaaaaaaataataataataatttaactcaccttaatccacttgctcgcgcagcccggcatctcttctgtcttcatcttagctgtgtgcaggaaaaggacctgtggcgacgtcactccggtcatcacatgatccgtcacatgatcttttaccatggtgatggagtgatgtgatgaccggagtgatgtcaccacaggtccttttcctgcacacagctaagatgaagacagaagagataccaggctgcgcgagcaagtggattaaggtgagttaaattattttagaattttttttaacccctccagcgctgtattcagaatgctattattttcccttataaccatgttataagggaaaataataatgatcgggtctccatcccgatcgtctcctagcaaccgtgcgtgaaaatcgcaccgcatccgtacttgcttgcggatgcttgcgattttcacgcagccccattcacttctatggggcctgcgttgcgtggaaaacgcacaatatagagcatgctgcgattttcacgcaacgcataagtgatgggtgaaaatcacagctcatgtgcacagccccatagaaatgaatgggtccagattcagtgagggtgcaatgcgttcacctcccgcattgcacccgcgcggaatactcgcccgtatgaactcagcctaaatTACAAGTTGTACTGAATCTTTCCCCCAAAATCTATATATCAATTAGCTCCTTCTGCTCCATAACAtgatgcctgcagctcagacaccatgttgaacgtgacaggttccctttaacggaCTGGTTTGGGCTTTGTCATTAGTAAATAATTCTGCCCTTAGCTATATACCCCATATTCAGTAAAGTGTGTGCTAACTGCTTGGTTTTGTCCTAACCAGTACCCCTACTCACTCTGTAGGCCTTATAACACTTCAGTTTTTTGCATCAGTGATTATTTTTCCAAACCAGAAATGGGACCACAATGCACAACCTGTacagatttttttccattataactTATCTTAGTGGACTATTCACACGTTTTTTTTACAAACATGTTGATACATAACATTGACCATAACAGTGATGTGTGGACAAGGCCTAATAGTCACAGCAGAATCATAGTAGGCAACACACACGGGTCTTTAGATGCTAAGAGACCATGTGACCATGTTCAAAAACACCAGGTCTGACCCAAAATGAAAGAAGTTGTAGACTAAAAAATAATAGATATTTTTGAGCATTGGtttatacaaaaaaaagaaaccaccttccacacttttttttttttttttttactttttttggtgtTGATGTTTTTCAGTTGCACAAAGTTTTAACAACATGATATATTTTGGTCAGTCTTTTTAATCATTTGTGGTTCCTTTTTTCCAGTTCTACAAGATAATTATAGTATTCGCTTGGATGAATTGTTTCACTATATACACATAAAACACTTGATTACACCCCAGAGCACTAACTACCCCCATAAACACTGCTGCTTTTCTTATCCACATGCAGAGCGTTGTACAGCATGGTATCCCCTGCAGCTGCATACTAAAGGGGCTGCATTTGCCAATGGGTGCCGCAGGgtggatattttcttttttgctttGTCTCTGGtgcttaattcttttttttttaaaaagggggggggggtgaaatggCTCACTTACCTATAACAAGTTGTAGCATCAGGAGTTTTTGATCTGCATAATCGAAATGTGAGAGAGAAACTGAAATGTGAGACAGACAAGAAGCAATTTGTTATTCTGTATGTAATTTTGAGGCCTGCTTGAGCTAAAATTTATGACTGACACTGGCTGCACAAGATGCACAAAGGCTAATTCATTGCTTAAAAGGAAAATGTGAGACCTCAAGACTGGGAGTTCCCTCCTTCCCTGCTCACACTCAAGAAAGGTGAGAAACATGCATGTGGCTTTCTTAATTGTGCAGTAATTTCTGTGGATTTCTAAAACAGGCAGGTATTTCATTACTCCCATATAACTACAATGAAAATAATCGCACGCATGCCCACCACTCTACCTCATCTACTACTTTCAGGAGTGCCAGATAGATGCTACGGTTCTTTCCAACATAGATAAACCATTTGAGTAGCCACCAGCCAAATAAGTAATGATCTGATGATcctagagcagggctggccaacctgcggccctccagctgttgcaaaactacaacccccagcaagcCTAGACAGCCTACAaccatcagcctacagcagggcatggtgggaattgtagttttacaacagctggagagccgcaggttggcagcCCTGTCCTAGATAAAGCAATATACTGGGCACTCGCGCTATAAGTGGAACCATAAGATAAGGCGATAATATAGTAATAAATCAATTTATTAATGTACCTTGacgttaataataataaaatacaatagactGTGCTATCTAAAAGTCAAAAATGGAATACATTGGTGTAAATAGAATAGAATATACAATAgactaaaattaataaaatatatgacTCAATTAATAGACAATATTAGTAGACAATAACAAGGAATTAATAATATAGCTAAAATATTAAATAGCATGAGGTAGTATTGCATAAATAATGTCTCGTTCCAAACTGTGGAATATGGATAAAGTGCTGGGAAAGAGTCTCCGAATATTCCAAAGGGCCAAAGGAGCAATGAAAAGCAGTGTTCTGTTACAGTGAGTGTTTGTTGCGGCGTCCCGCTTCTACTCACTGTTCAGtgattgctggtgtagatttcactgCTGAGATTCCGATTCTCTGTGTCACCGACTGTTCGCTTTCTGGTTGTCTCCGCCACCGGTCTATATGGCTTTGGGCACCGCTCCGTACAATTGAAGAGCCGATGTCCTCCAAGCCTCTATTTGCCTGCTTCCACGCTGGTATAACTCTGCGGTCATGAAAAAAAGGGCATGTTCTCTGGTGATGAGAAATACAAGCTCCTCATGAGTCAGCGTGCCAGGTCCTCTTTGCTTGTGCAATGTTCCGGATTTATAGCGCCAACCTAGAATAACTGCAGCACTAGGTACAACAAGAGTTCGTGTAAAGGTGAActgggggtcttggatcaaacgcgtttcggggcttcacgttgccccttcctcagtgaccGCAGAGTTATACCAGCGTGGAAGCAGGCAAATAGAGGCTTGGAGGACATCGGCTCTTCAATtgtacggagcggtgcccagagccATATAGACCGGTGGCGGAGACAACCAGAAAGCGAACAGTCGGTGACACAGAAAACCGGAATCTCAGcagtgaaatctacaccagcaattaCTGAACAGTGAGTAGAAGCGGGACGCCGCAACAAACACTCACTGTAACAGAACACTGCTTTTCATTGCTCCTTTGGCCCTTTGGAATATTCGGAGACTCTTTCCCAGCACTTTATCCATATTCCACAGTTTGGAACGAGACATTATTTATGCAATACTACCTCATGCTATTTAATATTTTAGCTATATTATTAATTCCTTGTTATTGTCTACTAATATTGTCTATTAATTGAgtcatatattttattaattttagtcTATTGTATATTCTATTCTATTTACACCAATGTATTCCATTTTTGACTTTTAGATAGCACagtctattgtattttattattattaacgtCAAGGTACATTAATAAATTGATTTATTACTATATTATCGCCTTATCTTATGGTTCCACTTATAGCGCGAGTGCCCAGTATATTGCTTTATATTGTTCATTTGTAAAGGAGGGGCGAATCCTTTGTTACTGAGAGCACCTCCTTCTGTGGTTTCACTCACTCCTGTGCGTCTCATATCAGTTACTAAGCCCTGTCCTAGAGCTTACAGCGTCAAgtacttatgtacctggctggcgatAACAGATGTCCTCCTGACTTCTGAATTCAActctattgccatcctgaggaaacTAAAGTGAGGGGACAGAATATGGTTCTGGCCACCACAGTGGGGCATCTTCtctggaggtattttgtgctgcgggAGCATTACCGGTATTTTatggtgcactgtggtatttgtttctgcagGAGCAATATATTTtgttgcactgtggtacttggctCCGCTGGggtggcattttgtgctgcaaaatgtTTTTTCTGGCTCCACCTACTTGTGTTAGCCCCACTTATATTTGTTGGTTCTGCCTTCTGTcgatttggacccgcctacaacatagggccacttttatttttttacagggctattttaagtttccagtccgcccctAGAAGCGAATATGCAGACCGAGTGATATAAATATCTGAGTGAGTATTTAGGTCGACTACACACTCTAATTGCCCcatataattaaataaataaattaacagcCCCAAATAAAAAGGTCAATACGCCGCCGAACAGCTCTTGGCTGTGGAACGCACACCCCAAATTCCGGTATGCGTTTCACAGCGGCGAGACTTTGCGGACATCAGCGGAGATAAGCCAACCGCACACCCATAGAAACGGTACACAGAATAGAAGCGTGCAATGCTACATTCAAATCAGAAAATATAAATTCATGTACAAAAACGAATGTTATTGTGGaccatataaatatatacatgatTGATGAATAATTCAGATTGACTGGaacgtaaagtgcaagtgcagtgGGTGAAAAAGGATAAAGTGAAGgtgaatatgcaaaaaaaaaaaaagtgcagaagtGAAAAAACTAAGTGTAAAAGTGTAAGTGCAACAAGTGGATGGGATAAATGAATTCCTTATATCAAAATCATGATTAAATAAATAACATATTATCCCTACAACCATTACATTAAGTACataatcatgaaataaagattatatTATAAAAGTAATGGCTCTAACTAATGTGTGAAATTAGAGGAGGAATTCACAAAACTCAAGATGATTCCTCGTCACTTTCAAGTCCACCATGGAGGTAATAGTTCGCTATTAAAGGTAAGAGGGATTGACAGGGTTCGGGTTAGCAATAGGGGAGGGGATAGGAAACTCCTGTTGGCACAAAAGAGGCCAGGTGGATTTTTCAATTGGATACGGTCGCACCTCGTGGCCTGAATGATAATCTCAGTTTTCCTTTCCTATAATTGTGACCTATGTGATACACTATGTCGTTTTGGTTTGTAAGCGCTATATTgactcttctatatatatatatatatatatatatatatatatataaattctttGACCTTTTGCTCTCTTTCTATATGCCTATTCTTCTTCCCTTCTTTGTGATGACATGTTCTCATATACAATTCTCTATAATTCCATAATTATTTTTGTATGTGCTTGTGAATATGTGTACTTTTGCCTTGTGCTCTCGACCATATATGCACATGTGTAcaaacaatatacctgtacaactttaaaaacaaaaaaacaaaaattaactGGGCACTCTCTGATATCTCGACCAATACTGAATTTATTAGATATACCTAGTACTACCCAATTGAGGGGTAAACTAGGAACAATAAAATATCGGATAGAACATAAAAATCGAGGACATCTACAATAAAATAGTATCACAATAAAATCGATAACATAATCGATAATATAATCGATAAAAAATTGCTGTATAAAACAAAGTGCATATACTGATATTCGAACCGTTAATAAAACAGCAAACacaatagcagcaatcaatggTGTGGAATGCAAAACCTCAAAATCTTTTGGATCGATGTTTGTTCGATTATAATTTATAGCATGAAGATAAAAGTTTGAATCCCATATGAATCGCTTTGAATTGAATAAGGTTAATCAATGGGAACTCAATCGCATATACAACTTGTGTTAGGCTCTTCCCCAACAAGCAGTCCTAGCAGTGTCCCGCTATGCTAAattctcagcggcgtcccgctgaaagAATTAACTGTGTGTTCCCAACACACATAAGCCGGCATAAAAAATCAAACGGTCTTACCATTCGATGGAGCAAGTGCCCAAAAATTGCTCTGGATGTTGGTCTTTAAGTATAATCGACCGTAGTCTTACGAGTTTCTTCCGTCTAAACTCCCACGCCGGCGACTTGTTTGCACGTGGACCTCGATAGTTGTGCACGGTCTTTAATTCGACAAGATTTTAGTCACCTACTGCGCGGGCAGACGGTATTAGATGGGCACTTCCGTATAATATTTCTTCATCACAATTGGCAAGAGATCcttgcaggcagagtcacgcatatacgcgtcatctcgcgagacgcgagatttcgctcaaagccggcccgcgcatgcgcatcgcgggccagcaaaagttagaggagtatttcgtcatcaacctgccagccaatgatcgtcgctggcaggttgatgattttttaaaaatcgaatcacaaaccatctaacaccttatatttataaatataaggtgttaaatggcttcttctgctggtccttttggtcggttggttccagcagaggagcagacatcacagtgagtacacaccaaacacttcacttagccccagatcaccccccatcaccccaattaaccccttgatcacccttgatcacccctgtcaatcactagtgaaagggaaaaaagtgatcagtgtaaactgtcactttttttccccactagtattgactgttaggtttaggatagtttaggccccttggttaggtagttagcgatcgtttagcgcccagcccaccgcaccgcagtcacttattcgctgattagcgtatcgctaatcagcatttgtacttttatagtatctgtaagtgatcaaaactgatcacagtcagatctataattgtattagtgtcaccttagatcGTCCTCCAcccaaacgcagtgtttgcccgatcaggcctgatcggtcacccacacgtgcgttcacctacgcctgccccgccgcagtgacaaaaaaattagtttttttttatcactgcacaatcactttacaagcgctgcggcgataaaaaaaaaacagttttgatattttttatcaatcgcagcggcctccggtacttcgctagcctcccatttgtaagacaggcttgctttttttcttgggtagtctcagggaatacccctaaatttagtagtccaaatgtcaaacagggggtatttttctgaagaggcctacaggcttctgacccagtcggatgaggaatgggaaccccccgaatctagcgggtcagaatatgaacctgtagaaagcagtggcagtctgacccaaagttcggacaaggaggttgaggtccctgatagcaccaggcgtacccggccccttgttgctagaccacaggttgcgcaggatcagcttcaagggcagcagagtggggctggcgctgtcggattacgtggtgaggcatacaccagcagcgcagccctccctggacctagtaccagcactgccgtacaacatgttgaagtggcgagcaccagaagggcagttgaagctggtatggtggcacgtgcaatagttaccccgtcgcagccaccgcacagacaagcccgtagagcccctagagtccctgaggtgctggcaaaccctgattggcagtccccaacttcagctgcacctgtagttcccccctttcactgcccagtctgagttcgggttgagacagctcagattggttcagcactgggattttttgagctgttcttgactgcggagctcttggacttagtcgtggcagaaacaaatcggtatgccactcaatttatagccgccaacccgggaagctattatgcccagcctttccggtggaaacctgtccaagtttccgaattaaaaaaaattctgggccttctcctcaacatgggtctaaccaaaaagcatgaattgtggtcatattggtccacgaacccaattcatcacatgcccatgttctctgctgctatgtccagggcatgatttgaggccatcctgcgtttcctgcactttagcgacaacaccacctcccgtcccagaggccacccagctttgaccggctccacaaaatttggcccctcatagaccacttcaacaacaaatttgcagatttgtatacccctgagcaaaacatctgcgtagaacgagtcccttatacattctactgggcaccttggcttcaaacaatacatcccaagcaagtgcgcccggtatggggtcaaattgtataagctctgtgaaagggccacaggctatactcacaaatttcggatctatgagggaaaagatcagaccctggagccggtcggttgccctgactacctggggagcagtgggaagacagtctgggacttggtgtcacccttatttggcaaggggtaccatctttatgtggacaatttttacacaagtgtgcccctcttcaggcatttgttcctagaacagattggctgctgtggcaccgtgcgacctagtcgccgaggcttcccccaacggctcgttaccacccgtcttgcaaggggggagagggctgtcttgtgtaacgaagaactgctcgcggtgaaatggagagacaagcgtgacgtttacatgctctcctccattcacgcagacacgacaatacaaattaaattgaacgggcaaccagtgtcattgaaaagccgctctcagtccacgactataatgcgctcatgggaggggtggacttcaatgaccaa
The Bufo bufo chromosome 8, aBufBuf1.1, whole genome shotgun sequence genome window above contains:
- the LOC120977201 gene encoding serine protease 23-like; protein product: MMTGGYLLHLLVFLACLSLTASELPVLEFVTQQTLTLTPSLFTANGTTELTTVCTEKCIQHESQPEASMDHQLDYETVYFNGSRTLTTAAVRIPQGKIRRTFQRNVKFMRRRRQIYGPDIRFSITSKRFLRDFPFAAAVRVSTGCTGILVTERHVLTAAHCIHDGHDYVQGARKLQVGFLRSGVRPSLRWVRVKSTKIPRGWIGAPAERSMDYDYALLELRRAQSQPHMHLAASPPLQNLAGRRVHFSGFDSDRPGELVYRSCRVQQQTVHLLYQHCDARPGASGSGVYGRLRHGGRWERKVIGVFSGHQWVEVSGEPREYNVAVRLTPPKYAQICHWIRGTNARCHYK